One genomic segment of Aliarcobacter cibarius includes these proteins:
- a CDS encoding c-type cytochrome, whose translation MKKSIIILAIVSSLFAQENITPATEEIDINNSFITKYEYGKMLFNNPRGIGCNNCHGDDARGKKIVDFKHTINEHTTNNKKEFICSLVAPDIKYVDYEIFSKKVNSKKNENLKFEKDQVCDKLIYQANVMPTYFLVEDEIEAIYYYIQNMK comes from the coding sequence ATGAAAAAAAGTATAATAATTTTAGCAATAGTATCGTCTTTGTTTGCTCAAGAAAATATTACTCCAGCAACTGAAGAGATAGATATAAATAACTCTTTTATTACTAAGTATGAGTATGGAAAAATGCTATTTAATAATCCAAGAGGTATTGGATGTAATAATTGCCATGGAGATGATGCAAGAGGGAAAAAAATAGTTGATTTTAAGCATACAATAAACGAACATACAACAAATAATAAAAAAGAGTTTATTTGTAGTTTAGTTGCTCCTGATATAAAGTATGTTGATTATGAAATTTTCTCAAAAAAAGTGAATTCTAAGAAAAATGAGAATTTAAAATTTGAGAAAGATCAAGTTTGTGATAAACTAATCTACCAAGCTAACGTTATGCCAACATATTTCTTGGTAGAAGATGAGATAGAAGCAATATATTACTATATTCAAAATATGAAATAA
- a CDS encoding response regulator transcription factor, which produces MKILLLEDDIALNDILSDFLSDNDFEVTSCENGEDALEKLIENRFDLAILDINTPSLSGLEVLIELRNRYKNNIPIIIITAYHDISNLKKAFENRADDYIRKPFDLEELKIRISKLNREFLLKEDNFFLDDNTIFKPELSQIIKNDKIINIAQKEKDILRYFINHKSRVISNDELFQNIWNYNEAPSDATIRVYIKTIREIIGKNRISTIRGVGYKFE; this is translated from the coding sequence ATGAAGATTTTACTTCTTGAAGATGATATAGCCTTAAATGATATTTTGAGTGATTTTTTAAGTGATAATGATTTCGAAGTAACATCATGTGAAAATGGTGAAGATGCTCTAGAAAAACTTATAGAAAATAGATTTGATTTAGCAATTTTAGATATTAATACTCCAAGTTTATCAGGACTTGAAGTATTGATAGAACTTAGAAATAGATATAAGAATAATATACCAATAATCATAATAACAGCATATCATGATATAAGTAATCTTAAAAAAGCTTTTGAAAATAGAGCTGATGATTATATTAGAAAACCTTTTGATTTAGAAGAATTAAAAATTAGAATATCAAAATTAAATAGAGAATTTTTGCTAAAAGAAGATAATTTCTTTTTAGATGATAACACTATTTTTAAACCAGAACTTTCTCAAATTATTAAAAATGATAAGATTATAAATATTGCACAAAAAGAGAAAGACATTTTAAGATATTTTATAAACCATAAGTCAAGAGTTATTTCAAATGATGAGTTATTTCAAAATATTTGGAATTATAATGAAGCTCCAAGTGATGCTACAATAAGAGTTTATATAAAAACTATAAGAGAAATTATTGGTAAAAATAGAATTAGTACAATCAGAGGAGTTGGTTATAAATTTGAATAA
- the rpe gene encoding ribulose-phosphate 3-epimerase codes for MLVAPSILSADFGNLEKEIKAICEAGCDLVHVDVMDGHFVPNLTIGPVVVQPVAKASTKPLDIHLMVENNNFFVDLFAPLKPKYLSFHLESEKHPHRLIQKIRSLEISPAITLNPHTRVEDIEYLLEDLDMVLLMSVNPGFGGQKFIPSVIEKAKKLKELINKRNPKCLIEVDGGVSDKNIKELKDAGVDIVVAGSYVFGSDSYKKAIDSLKI; via the coding sequence ATGCTAGTAGCACCATCTATTCTATCGGCTGATTTTGGAAATTTAGAAAAAGAAATAAAAGCAATTTGTGAAGCTGGTTGTGATTTAGTTCATGTAGATGTAATGGATGGACATTTTGTACCAAATTTAACTATTGGACCAGTTGTAGTACAACCTGTTGCAAAAGCTAGTACAAAACCTTTAGATATACATTTGATGGTTGAAAATAACAATTTTTTTGTTGATTTATTTGCTCCTTTAAAACCAAAATACTTATCTTTTCATTTAGAGAGTGAAAAACATCCTCATAGACTTATTCAAAAAATTAGAAGTCTTGAAATTAGTCCTGCAATTACTCTAAATCCTCATACAAGAGTTGAAGATATTGAATATCTATTAGAAGATTTGGATATGGTACTTTTAATGTCTGTAAACCCTGGATTTGGTGGACAAAAGTTTATTCCAAGTGTAATTGAAAAAGCTAAAAAATTAAAAGAACTTATAAATAAAAGAAATCCAAAATGTTTAATAGAGGTTGATGGTGGAGTTAGCGACAAAAACATTAAAGAGCTAAAAGATGCTGGAGTTGATATTGTTGTTGCTGGAAGTTATGTTTTTGGAAGTGATAGTTATAAAAAAGCTATAGATAGTTTAAAAATCTAA
- a CDS encoding YajQ family cyclic di-GMP-binding protein produces MAVKEHSLDISAKLDMQEMKNAVIQAQKEIENRYDFKGISKDIDLNIGAKSLTLVSASDNKIDAMLDIMISKMNKRGISINSLEEVKKEDSSGGNRKYTYKIIDSIEKDEAKKIQTEIKNLKLKVTALNQGDTIRVTGKNIDDLQTIMKHLKTLDLKAPLVFDNFK; encoded by the coding sequence ATGGCAGTAAAAGAACATTCTTTAGATATTTCAGCAAAGCTTGATATGCAAGAGATGAAAAATGCAGTAATTCAAGCACAAAAAGAGATTGAAAATAGATATGATTTTAAAGGTATTTCAAAAGATATAGATTTAAATATTGGTGCTAAAAGTTTAACTTTAGTGAGTGCTAGTGACAATAAAATTGATGCTATGTTAGATATTATGATATCAAAAATGAATAAAAGAGGTATAAGTATTAACTCCTTAGAAGAGGTAAAAAAAGAAGATAGTAGTGGTGGGAATAGAAAATATACTTATAAAATAATAGATAGTATTGAAAAAGATGAAGCAAAAAAAATTCAAACTGAAATAAAAAATCTTAAATTAAAAGTAACAGCTTTAAATCAAGGAGATACTATTAGGGTCACTGGAAAGAATATTGATGATTTACAGACTATTATGAAACATTTAAAAACTTTAGATTTAAAAGCTCCTTTAGTATTTGATAACTTTAAATAA
- a CDS encoding phosphoribosylanthranilate isomerase, with protein sequence MRVKICGITNLEDALDAINSGADALGFVFYEPSPRYIKPIDARNIVEELPPFIQSVGLFVNETTEFINKISKESKMQLVQIIDDENIVNYDKLEVKHLKVLRVRNKEDLQNLKDEYYLVDAFVDEFGGAGKRLALDLFKNIDCSKFILAGGLNKDNLKELNNFGFFGVDVSSAVEKEKGKKDKNKMSQFVKAAHEIA encoded by the coding sequence ATGAGAGTAAAAATTTGTGGTATTACAAATCTTGAAGATGCTTTAGATGCTATTAATTCGGGAGCAGATGCTTTAGGATTTGTTTTTTATGAGCCATCTCCAAGATATATAAAACCTATTGATGCAAGAAATATAGTTGAAGAATTACCACCTTTTATTCAAAGTGTAGGACTTTTTGTAAATGAAACAACAGAGTTCATAAATAAAATTTCTAAAGAATCTAAAATGCAATTAGTACAAATAATTGATGATGAAAATATTGTAAATTATGATAAATTAGAAGTTAAGCATCTTAAAGTTTTAAGAGTAAGAAATAAAGAAGATTTACAAAATTTAAAAGATGAATACTATTTAGTAGATGCATTTGTTGATGAATTTGGTGGGGCTGGAAAGAGATTAGCTTTAGATTTATTTAAAAACATAGATTGCTCAAAATTTATTTTAGCAGGTGGTTTAAATAAAGATAATTTAAAAGAATTAAATAATTTTGGTTTTTTTGGAGTTGATGTAAGCAGTGCAGTAGAAAAAGAAAAAGGTAAAAAAGATAAAAATAAGATGTCCCAATTCGTGAAAGCTGCACATGAAATCGCCTAA
- a CDS encoding sensor histidine kinase, with protein MVKIELVQSEELVINLNKEEKKAFLGFLTIYITSTIFLLGTIIYIYYMNEVKSLKNSCSMELYNSSMKIKSEIVDKYIKNEKFKPIKLDNVDIKYALFDKNKNIIFSYLDEDFNIDFTKKNFSNSKYNYFITTINEDEIEIKYIVMESCQEYNNIINLKYIIISVLVFSVIFIGFIGYLLSLILLKPIRKRVLDMDKFIKDSAHELNTPITVLLSSVSMLKNGKNPEKMMKYISSSSKQISQIYNDIQFATFNEFKNNHIITFDLRDLLVESIDFFTDIAVLKNIEIIQKLDTCIVKMDKTKAQRVLNNLISNAIKYSKKDSKINIELNNSILMVEDFGIGIKEDEIKEIFLRYKRGQNSEGGFGIGLDIVNTICQEYNLVLNLESKEKIGSKFFIDFSNVCINI; from the coding sequence TTGGTAAAAATAGAATTAGTACAATCAGAGGAGTTGGTTATAAATTTGAATAAAGAAGAGAAGAAAGCTTTTCTAGGTTTTTTAACTATTTATATAACTTCTACTATTTTTTTATTAGGTACAATTATATATATTTACTATATGAATGAAGTAAAATCTCTAAAAAATAGTTGTAGTATGGAACTTTACAACTCATCTATGAAAATAAAGAGTGAAATTGTAGATAAATATATTAAAAATGAAAAGTTTAAACCAATTAAGCTTGATAATGTTGATATAAAATATGCACTTTTTGATAAAAATAAAAATATCATATTTTCATATTTAGATGAAGATTTTAATATAGATTTTACAAAGAAAAATTTCTCAAATTCAAAATATAACTATTTTATTACAACAATAAATGAAGATGAAATAGAAATAAAATATATTGTAATGGAAAGTTGTCAAGAATACAATAATATTATAAATTTAAAATATATAATTATAAGTGTACTTGTTTTTAGTGTTATTTTTATAGGATTTATTGGTTATTTACTATCTTTGATACTTTTAAAACCTATTAGAAAAAGAGTTTTAGACATGGATAAATTTATAAAAGATTCTGCACATGAATTAAATACTCCTATAACAGTTCTTTTAAGTTCTGTTTCTATGCTAAAAAATGGTAAAAATCCTGAAAAAATGATGAAATATATTTCAAGTAGTTCAAAACAGATTTCACAAATATATAATGATATTCAGTTTGCAACATTTAATGAATTTAAGAATAATCATATTATAACGTTTGATTTAAGAGATTTATTAGTTGAAAGTATAGATTTTTTTACAGATATTGCAGTTTTGAAAAATATAGAAATTATTCAAAAATTGGATACTTGTATTGTAAAGATGGATAAAACTAAAGCTCAAAGAGTTTTGAATAATCTTATTTCAAATGCAATAAAATATAGTAAAAAAGATTCTAAAATAAATATTGAATTAAATAATTCTATTTTAATGGTTGAAGATTTTGGAATAGGTATTAAAGAAGATGAGATAAAAGAGATTTTTTTACGTTATAAAAGAGGTCAAAATAGTGAAGGTGGTTTTGGAATTGGTCTTGATATTGTAAATACTATTTGTCAAGAGTATAATTTAGTTTTAAATTTAGAATCAAAAGAGAAGATAGGTAGTAAATTTTTTATTGATTTCTCAAATGTTTGTATAAATATTTAG
- a CDS encoding DUF423 domain-containing protein produces the protein MILSKSVKNFLAIASLFMASAIAFGAFGAHGLKKILDPDMLRIFHTGVEYQFYNTFGLFFATFIYSLKENSRKIKISLYLIVIGTLIFSVSLYVLTILNMPILGAITPIGGTLQIIAYLLLFFGILKD, from the coding sequence TTGATACTAAGTAAAAGTGTTAAAAATTTTTTAGCTATTGCAAGTTTGTTTATGGCAAGTGCAATAGCTTTTGGAGCTTTTGGAGCACATGGGTTAAAAAAAATATTAGATCCAGATATGTTAAGGATATTTCATACGGGTGTTGAATATCAATTTTATAATACATTTGGATTATTTTTTGCAACATTTATATATTCTTTGAAAGAAAATTCAAGAAAAATAAAAATAAGTCTTTATTTAATAGTAATAGGTACTTTGATATTTAGTGTTTCATTATATGTGCTTACAATTTTAAATATGCCAATTCTAGGAGCAATAACACCAATTGGTGGGACTTTACAAATAATTGCTTATTTGTTATTATTTTTTGGAATTTTAAAAGATTAA
- a CDS encoding 3'-5' exonuclease yields the protein MKSPKRRYVLKPTKPTFLDILRRLKKEPIEFNEFLKLLEEISDKFYENSELEFELLLINGLPIDIKNNFVYLKTTQTSLDEQSFCFVDIETNGGSPKQGYQIIELGAVKYKNGKIIDKFESLVYAKDVAPYIQEVTNITLDMLQNAPRLEKVLKEFKTFLGDDVFVAHDIKFDYNFISDSFEKYSLGKLLNRKICTIDLSKRTILSPKYGLSTLKELLNIDVENHHRAYYDALTTKIIFENCLRNIDREKVKTTEDLIAFSKSNNIIKSNI from the coding sequence ATGAAATCGCCTAAAAGAAGATATGTTTTAAAACCTACAAAACCAACTTTTTTAGATATTTTAAGAAGATTAAAAAAAGAACCTATTGAATTTAATGAATTTTTAAAGCTTTTAGAAGAAATAAGTGATAAATTTTATGAAAATAGTGAGTTAGAATTTGAGTTACTTTTAATAAATGGCTTACCAATAGATATTAAAAATAATTTTGTATATTTAAAAACAACTCAAACAAGTTTAGATGAACAAAGTTTTTGTTTTGTTGATATAGAGACAAATGGCGGAAGTCCAAAGCAAGGATATCAAATTATTGAGTTAGGTGCTGTTAAGTATAAAAATGGGAAGATTATTGATAAATTTGAATCATTAGTTTATGCCAAAGATGTTGCACCATATATTCAAGAAGTTACTAATATTACTTTAGATATGTTGCAAAATGCTCCAAGATTAGAAAAAGTGTTAAAAGAGTTTAAAACCTTTTTAGGTGATGATGTATTCGTTGCACATGATATAAAATTTGATTATAACTTTATATCTGATAGTTTTGAAAAATATAGTTTAGGAAAACTTTTAAATAGAAAAATATGTACTATTGATTTATCAAAAAGAACAATATTGTCTCCAAAATATGGACTTAGTACTTTAAAAGAGCTTTTAAATATTGATGTTGAAAATCATCATAGAGCTTATTATGATGCACTTACAACAAAGATTATTTTTGAAAATTGTCTAAGAAATATAGATAGAGAAAAAGTAAAAACTACTGAAGATTTGATAGCATTTTCAAAATCAAATAATATTATTAAATCAAATATCTAA
- a CDS encoding SixA phosphatase family protein encodes MKELILIRHAKSSWKDSSLKDFDRPLNKRGEKNAPKMAKILRKLVKTPDLIISSPSKRTKQTLNYFVDEFNYKNKIIFEDSIYEAPYSNILKIIQNINKKYNIVFLIGHNPGLNDLVDFLLENFDENIPTSGLVKINFNVNSWDKIEKNSGNLEFFKYPKMLDI; translated from the coding sequence ATGAAAGAGCTAATTTTAATACGACATGCAAAATCCTCATGGAAAGATAGTAGTTTAAAAGATTTCGATAGACCTTTAAACAAAAGAGGAGAAAAAAATGCTCCAAAAATGGCAAAAATATTGAGAAAGTTAGTAAAAACTCCTGATTTAATAATATCTTCTCCATCTAAAAGAACAAAACAAACTCTTAACTATTTTGTAGATGAATTTAATTATAAAAATAAAATAATATTTGAAGATTCAATTTATGAAGCACCTTATTCAAATATACTAAAAATAATTCAAAATATAAATAAAAAATATAATATAGTTTTTTTGATTGGCCATAATCCTGGATTAAATGATTTAGTAGATTTTTTATTAGAAAATTTTGATGAAAATATTCCTACAAGTGGTCTTGTTAAAATAAATTTCAATGTAAATTCTTGGGATAAAATAGAAAAAAATAGTGGAAATTTAGAATTTTTCAAATATCCAAAAATGTTAGATATTTGA
- a CDS encoding phospholipase A, producing MKKLLSILISTICLASNENILIEAQKLEDEGNFKEAMILYKKAAIINNNKEEKYIDELNKTQKTQENKTDFKKAFFERNIDSVDDEETEKSVEQLITKDFGIYPYKKNYILPATYTFNDIDDRHDFETAFQISIEKPLSENLLGLDENISVGYTQKSYWQTTKHSAPFRETNYEPEVFIQVPVKENEYFKAIKASFMHSSNGKKDDLSRSLNRIYLEGYFQLSNLFITPRVWYRIPESNSDDDNPDFSQYYGYGDINFLYAYKQHTFELLLRNNLRFDKTNKGAAEFNWTFPLPEFIASKNTFGLFQLFHGYGQSLIDYDREITNVGIGVAFSR from the coding sequence ATGAAGAAACTTTTATCAATTTTGATATCTACAATTTGTTTGGCTTCTAATGAAAACATTTTAATTGAAGCACAAAAACTCGAGGATGAAGGTAATTTCAAAGAGGCTATGATTTTATACAAAAAAGCTGCTATCATAAACAACAATAAAGAAGAAAAATATATAGATGAGTTAAATAAAACTCAAAAAACACAAGAAAATAAAACAGATTTTAAAAAAGCATTCTTTGAAAGAAATATAGATAGCGTTGATGATGAAGAAACAGAAAAAAGTGTTGAGCAACTTATAACTAAAGATTTTGGAATCTATCCTTACAAAAAAAACTATATTCTTCCTGCTACATATACATTTAATGATATTGATGATAGACATGATTTTGAAACAGCATTTCAAATCAGTATAGAAAAACCATTGTCAGAAAATCTTTTAGGTCTAGATGAAAATATTAGTGTTGGATATACACAAAAATCTTATTGGCAAACAACAAAACACTCTGCTCCTTTTAGAGAAACAAATTATGAACCTGAAGTTTTTATACAAGTACCAGTAAAAGAAAATGAATATTTCAAAGCAATAAAAGCATCTTTTATGCACTCGTCTAATGGTAAAAAAGATGATTTAAGTAGATCTTTAAATAGAATATATTTAGAAGGGTATTTTCAACTATCAAATCTATTTATAACTCCTAGAGTTTGGTATAGAATACCTGAATCAAATTCAGATGATGATAATCCTGATTTTTCTCAATATTATGGTTATGGTGATATAAACTTTTTGTATGCTTATAAACAACATACTTTTGAATTACTCTTAAGAAATAACTTAAGATTTGATAAAACAAATAAAGGTGCGGCTGAATTCAATTGGACTTTCCCACTTCCTGAATTTATTGCATCAAAAAATACTTTTGGTCTTTTTCAACTTTTTCATGGATATGGACAAAGTTTGATTGATTACGATAGAGAAATTACAAATGTAGGTATAGGAGTTGCTTTCTCTAGATAA
- a CDS encoding NUDIX domain-containing protein, with translation MINIIEDLEIGELEETNYIKPIKVKFTLNGVKKTWEAVRSHDSVAILLYNVEKKAFLLVKQFRIPVYLNDKSIKYTYELCAGLVDKNKSIEEIAVEEIDEECGYKVKIEDLKKITSFFTNVGVSGAKQHLFFTIVNDSQKIHNGGGINDEQIELFFLDENKIDDLLFDESKAKTPGLMFSLYWFLKNKDKLGL, from the coding sequence ATGATAAATATTATTGAAGATTTAGAAATAGGTGAATTAGAAGAGACAAATTATATAAAGCCTATTAAAGTGAAATTTACTTTGAATGGTGTTAAAAAAACGTGGGAAGCAGTAAGAAGCCATGATAGTGTAGCAATATTGCTTTATAATGTTGAAAAAAAGGCTTTTTTACTTGTAAAACAGTTTAGAATTCCTGTGTATTTAAATGATAAAAGTATTAAATATACATATGAACTTTGTGCAGGATTAGTTGATAAGAATAAGTCTATTGAAGAGATAGCGGTAGAAGAGATTGATGAAGAGTGTGGATATAAAGTAAAGATTGAAGATCTTAAAAAAATCACATCATTTTTTACAAATGTTGGAGTTAGCGGAGCAAAACAACATCTTTTTTTTACAATTGTGAATGACAGTCAGAAAATTCATAATGGTGGTGGGATAAATGATGAACAAATTGAACTTTTCTTTTTAGATGAGAATAAAATAGATGATTTACTCTTTGATGAATCAAAAGCAAAAACACCAGGTTTAATGTTTTCTCTTTATTGGTTTTTGAAAAATAAAGATAAATTAGGATTATAA